In Candidatus Obscuribacterales bacterium, a single genomic region encodes these proteins:
- a CDS encoding Uma2 family endonuclease, translating into MVQTPAKPITLAEFLTLPETKPASEFMDGKIIQKPMPQGKHSTIQGDLVPAINSILKPQHIARAYPELRCTFGDRSIVPDVTVFTWKRIPRDPNGDVSNTFALAPDWTIEILSPEQGQTKVVRNILHCLSHGTQMGWLIDPEEKLVFVYGGDRTISVVEEPSERLPVPPFAEPVVLTVGQLFGWLEE; encoded by the coding sequence ATGGTTCAAACCCCCGCCAAACCTATCACCCTAGCTGAATTCCTGACGCTGCCGGAAACCAAACCCGCCAGCGAATTCATGGACGGGAAAATCATCCAGAAACCTATGCCCCAAGGAAAACACAGCACAATTCAAGGCGATCTTGTGCCAGCCATCAATAGTATTCTCAAACCTCAACATATCGCCCGTGCTTATCCTGAACTGCGCTGTACCTTTGGCGATCGCTCCATCGTCCCGGATGTCACGGTGTTTACCTGGAAACGGATTCCTCGCGATCCGAATGGCGACGTGTCGAATACCTTTGCCCTTGCCCCCGACTGGACGATCGAAATTCTCTCCCCTGAGCAAGGCCAAACCAAAGTGGTTCGCAACATCCTCCACTGTTTGTCCCATGGCACTCAAATGGGCTGGCTGATTGACCCTGAAGAAAAACTGGTGTTTGTGTATGGGGGCGATCGCACCATTTCCGTTGTTGAAGAACCCAGCGAGCGCCTCCCCGTTCCCCCCTTTGCCGAACCTGTAGTTCTCACCGTCGGCCAGCTCTTCGGTTGGCTAGAGGAGTAA